A portion of the Adhaeribacter radiodurans genome contains these proteins:
- a CDS encoding ribonuclease D: MAYALRSTGRFFSYISTQTDFLAAVTQLAQSPELALDLEFDDNRYTYGLNLCLIQIADRQQCYLIDPFTIADLEPLWELVDDPHITKIIHSSTNDILLLKKLGCRPRGIFDTEVATRLLNHQRTSYANILQLLFGIEVDKTNQVSNWNIRPLTEDQLTYAATDVLHLHELKDVLWQELVALERGLWLAEECQLLEDLEIKEQSERYLKLKGSERLTYFQQYLLKQLFNFRNQLAQQYNRPPAMVIANETLVALALQPVTDFRSWQSTKGLMGQLKDNQTFKEYRYVLDKAWQEAEELQLTHQRPFRPRRAEPLVGADEAMLRRQRIQAVQTHIAQEVGENVVNMILSPGMINEYADGKPLEIKKEYARQLIEKTAHDLHLSL; this comes from the coding sequence ATGGCATATGCATTGCGGTCGACTGGCCGTTTTTTCTCGTACATTTCTACCCAAACCGATTTTTTAGCGGCTGTAACGCAATTAGCACAGTCGCCGGAACTAGCATTAGATTTAGAATTTGATGATAACCGGTACACGTATGGTTTAAATTTATGTTTAATACAAATTGCCGACCGGCAACAATGCTATTTAATCGACCCTTTTACAATTGCAGACCTGGAACCTTTGTGGGAGCTGGTAGATGATCCGCATATTACTAAAATTATACACTCTTCTACGAACGATATATTGCTGCTGAAAAAACTAGGTTGCCGGCCAAGGGGAATTTTTGATACAGAAGTTGCGACCCGTTTACTAAATCACCAGCGTACGTCGTACGCCAACATTTTACAGCTACTTTTCGGGATTGAAGTAGATAAAACCAACCAGGTAAGTAATTGGAATATCCGGCCCCTCACCGAAGACCAACTTACCTACGCCGCTACCGATGTATTACACTTGCACGAATTAAAAGATGTGCTTTGGCAGGAGTTGGTAGCATTAGAGCGTGGGCTTTGGCTGGCCGAAGAATGCCAATTATTAGAAGATTTAGAAATAAAAGAACAATCGGAACGGTACTTAAAATTAAAAGGTTCGGAACGGTTGACTTACTTTCAGCAATATTTACTAAAACAATTATTTAATTTTCGTAACCAATTAGCCCAACAGTACAATCGGCCGCCGGCCATGGTTATTGCCAACGAAACCTTAGTGGCTCTTGCTTTACAGCCCGTAACCGATTTTAGAAGCTGGCAAAGCACAAAAGGCTTAATGGGGCAGTTAAAAGATAATCAAACTTTTAAAGAGTATCGGTATGTGCTGGACAAAGCCTGGCAAGAAGCAGAAGAATTACAACTTACCCACCAACGTCCTTTCCGGCCGCGCCGCGCCGAGCCATTAGTCGGAGCGGACGAAGCAATGTTACGCCGGCAGCGAATTCAGGCGGTGCAAACACACATTGCGCAAGAAGTAGGAGAAAATGTGGTAAATATGATTTTATCTCCGGGTATGATAAACGAGTACGCCGACGGTAAACCTTTAGAAATTAAGAAAGAATACGCACGTCAATTAATCGAAAAAACAGCCCACGATTTACATCTTTCTTTGTAA
- a CDS encoding arylesterase: MRTYLNFLFASFFVLLAAGCNSGSTEEKQADVPKLASPEKKKPVVMKTILFFGNSLTAGYGLQPSEAFPALIQKKIDSLDLPYKVINAGLSGETTAGGKNRIDWILKQPVDVFVLELGANDGLRGIPPQSTKDNLQAIVDKVKAKYPNVKIVLAGMEIPPSMGGAYAAQFRVVFRQLAEKNNLSFIPFLLEGVAGERSLNQGDGVHPTAQGQKILAENTWQILKDVL; encoded by the coding sequence GTGCGCACTTATTTAAACTTTCTTTTTGCTTCTTTTTTCGTACTACTGGCAGCCGGTTGTAATTCTGGCAGCACCGAAGAAAAACAAGCCGACGTACCAAAATTGGCTAGTCCGGAAAAGAAGAAACCTGTTGTTATGAAGACAATATTATTTTTTGGTAATAGTTTAACGGCTGGTTATGGCCTGCAGCCTTCCGAAGCTTTCCCGGCCCTTATACAAAAGAAAATAGATTCTTTAGATTTACCTTATAAAGTAATAAATGCTGGTTTAAGCGGAGAAACTACCGCTGGCGGTAAAAACCGGATTGATTGGATATTAAAACAACCCGTAGATGTATTTGTGCTTGAGTTGGGCGCAAACGATGGGTTGCGAGGTATTCCGCCCCAATCTACCAAAGATAACCTGCAAGCTATTGTTGATAAAGTAAAAGCAAAATACCCAAACGTAAAAATTGTTTTGGCCGGTATGGAAATTCCCCCTAGCATGGGCGGGGCTTACGCTGCTCAATTTCGAGTAGTTTTCCGGCAATTGGCCGAAAAAAATAATCTGTCTTTTATTCCATTTCTGCTCGAAGGAGTAGCCGGTGAACGTAGTTTAAATCAGGGCGATGGGGTGCACCCAACGGCTCAAGGGCAAAAAATCCTGGCGGAAAATACCTGGCAAATCTTAAAAGATGTATTGTAA
- a CDS encoding ABC transporter ATP-binding protein, with amino-acid sequence MAILRVEQLGKSYRSGGKELNVLHDISFTLNAGDTFAIVGPSGSGKTTLLGLCAGLDAATTGSVELNGIRLENLSEDERAQVRNQYVGFIFQNFQLIPTLTALENVMVPLELRGEKQAGKQALELLERVGLQHRHHHYPSQLSGGEQQRVALARAFSNQPKILFADEPTGNLDAETSEKVVNLLFDLNRERGTTLVLVTHDLELAGKTQRLIRIKGGHVISDSVLA; translated from the coding sequence GTGGCTATATTACGCGTAGAGCAGCTCGGCAAATCGTACCGGAGCGGCGGCAAAGAACTTAACGTTTTACATGATATTTCCTTTACCCTTAACGCCGGCGACACCTTTGCTATTGTCGGACCATCAGGCAGTGGCAAAACCACCTTGCTGGGTTTATGCGCTGGCTTAGATGCTGCTACTACTGGTTCTGTGGAGTTAAACGGCATCCGGCTAGAAAACCTTTCCGAAGATGAACGGGCTCAGGTCCGTAATCAGTACGTTGGCTTTATCTTTCAGAATTTTCAACTAATTCCTACGCTTACTGCATTAGAAAATGTAATGGTACCGTTAGAACTACGGGGTGAAAAACAGGCGGGAAAACAAGCATTGGAGTTACTAGAGCGAGTGGGGTTGCAACATCGGCATCATCATTACCCTTCGCAACTATCTGGTGGCGAGCAGCAACGGGTAGCTTTGGCTCGGGCTTTCTCTAATCAACCTAAAATTTTGTTTGCCGATGAACCAACGGGTAATCTGGATGCTGAAACCAGCGAAAAGGTAGTAAATCTGCTCTTCGATTTAAACCGGGAAAGGGGTACAACCTTGGTTTTAGTAACGCACGATCTGGAATTAGCAGGAAAAACGCAGCGGCTTATTCGCATTAAAGGCGGTCACGTTATTTCTGATTCAGTATTAGCTTAA
- a CDS encoding ABC transporter permease, whose translation MDRILIKPKLQLDWLLKMAWRDSRRNRSRLLLFVSSIILGIAALVAIQSFSENLRDDIDNQAKTLLGADLGIYTNQSVTKPMQKILHNLGGRQAREYYFASMILFPKNNGSRLVQIRALQGNYPFYGAIETTPATASQTFRSGRNALVDKTVLLQFNARPGDSVKIGNLTFKIVGELNKIPGQTGIAASMAPAVYIPMQYLDQTGLMQKGSRINYRFYYQFPAKTDVDKLVKRIEPQLEKDGLSYETIASKKENTGKAFSDLTRFLTLVGFIALLLGCVGVASAVHIYVKEKIQTIAILRCLGTQSKQAFYIYLIQILAMGMLGSIIGVILGTLVQRVLPVVLADFLPVDITVSISWKAILLGIGTGLFISFLFALLPLVSIRNISPLNTLRVSFETEKLQPDVWRWAVYGLIIFFILGFAALQMDTLKQAAYFTGGLLVAFLVLAGIASLFIWLVRRFFPVSWSYLWRQSIANLYRPNNQTLILIVAIGLGTGLIATLFFIQNLLIGQVTLSGSGNQPNMVLFDIQTNQKDQVAALAKQYKLPLMQQVPIVTMRLEGVNGRTDGDVRKDSTLRVPKWAFTREYRVTYRDTLISSEKIAKGKWHGTITGLNDTIYVSLDENFAERIKVKLGDTLLFNVQGAPVQTIVGSFRKVDWNRIQSNFLVLFPKGILEEAPQFHVIATQVRSNKNSADFQRALVTRFPNVSVIDLALILTTLDDILSKIAFVIRFMAGFSIATGILVLIGSVLISKFQRIQESVLLRTLGASRRQILIITALEYFFLGALAAATGLTLAIGGSWALARYSFEIPFTPAWLPIIILFTAVTLLTVFIGLFNSRSILNRPPLEVLRSEVV comes from the coding sequence ATGGATAGAATATTAATAAAACCTAAGTTACAACTGGATTGGCTTTTAAAAATGGCTTGGCGGGATAGCCGCCGGAACCGTTCGCGGCTGCTGTTGTTTGTATCTTCTATCATTCTGGGAATTGCCGCCTTAGTTGCCATTCAATCGTTCAGCGAAAATCTCCGCGACGATATTGACAACCAGGCCAAAACTTTACTGGGTGCTGATTTGGGTATTTACACCAACCAATCGGTAACTAAACCCATGCAGAAGATTTTACATAACTTAGGTGGCCGCCAAGCGCGCGAATATTACTTTGCCTCCATGATTTTATTTCCCAAAAACAATGGCAGTCGCTTAGTTCAGATTAGAGCTTTGCAAGGCAATTATCCGTTTTATGGGGCTATTGAAACCACACCCGCTACAGCCAGCCAAACGTTTCGGAGCGGCCGTAATGCTTTAGTAGACAAAACAGTATTACTGCAATTTAATGCTCGCCCGGGCGATTCGGTTAAAATCGGGAATCTTACTTTTAAGATTGTGGGAGAGTTAAACAAAATACCGGGGCAAACAGGAATAGCGGCGTCCATGGCGCCGGCGGTTTATATTCCCATGCAATATTTAGATCAAACGGGTTTAATGCAAAAAGGCAGTCGTATTAATTACCGGTTTTATTATCAATTTCCGGCAAAAACTGATGTAGACAAGCTGGTAAAACGAATTGAGCCCCAACTTGAAAAAGACGGATTAAGCTACGAAACCATCGCTTCTAAAAAAGAAAACACCGGAAAAGCCTTTAGCGATTTAACGCGCTTTTTAACATTAGTGGGCTTTATTGCTCTTTTACTAGGCTGTGTAGGCGTAGCTAGTGCTGTGCACATTTACGTTAAAGAGAAAATTCAGACAATTGCCATTTTACGTTGTCTGGGAACCCAAAGTAAACAAGCATTTTACATTTACCTGATTCAGATTCTAGCCATGGGGATGTTAGGTTCTATTATTGGGGTAATTTTAGGTACTTTGGTGCAGCGGGTTTTACCTGTGGTTTTAGCCGATTTCCTGCCGGTAGATATTACGGTAAGCATTTCCTGGAAAGCCATTTTATTAGGAATTGGTACCGGTCTGTTTATTTCCTTTTTATTTGCTTTGCTGCCTCTGGTTTCTATCCGCAACATCTCGCCTCTTAATACCCTACGGGTTTCTTTTGAAACAGAAAAACTGCAACCTGATGTTTGGCGCTGGGCGGTTTATGGCTTAATAATATTTTTTATTTTAGGGTTTGCGGCCTTGCAGATGGACACGCTAAAACAGGCTGCTTACTTTACCGGAGGCTTGTTAGTAGCTTTTCTGGTGCTAGCCGGAATTGCCAGTTTATTTATCTGGTTAGTGCGCCGATTTTTTCCTGTATCGTGGAGTTATTTGTGGCGGCAAAGTATTGCAAATTTATATCGGCCCAATAACCAAACGTTAATCTTAATTGTTGCCATCGGCTTAGGCACGGGTTTAATTGCTACTTTATTTTTTATTCAAAACCTGCTTATTGGCCAGGTAACCCTTTCGGGCAGCGGCAATCAACCTAATATGGTATTATTTGATATTCAGACGAACCAAAAAGACCAGGTGGCTGCTTTAGCTAAGCAATACAAATTACCTTTAATGCAACAGGTACCAATAGTAACCATGCGCCTCGAAGGAGTTAATGGCCGCACGGATGGTGATGTAAGAAAAGACAGTACCTTAAGAGTACCGAAATGGGCGTTTACCCGAGAGTACCGCGTTACTTACCGCGACACGTTGATTAGTTCTGAAAAAATTGCGAAAGGTAAATGGCATGGCACCATAACCGGTTTAAACGATACTATTTACGTTTCGCTGGATGAGAATTTTGCGGAAAGGATAAAAGTAAAACTGGGAGACACTTTATTATTTAACGTGCAGGGTGCACCGGTACAAACTATTGTTGGCAGTTTTCGCAAAGTAGACTGGAACCGCATACAAAGTAATTTTTTAGTTTTATTTCCGAAAGGAATTCTGGAAGAAGCACCGCAGTTCCATGTAATTGCCACGCAGGTACGTTCCAATAAAAATTCTGCCGATTTTCAACGGGCTTTGGTTACTCGATTTCCGAATGTATCCGTAATTGATTTAGCTCTTATTCTTACTACCCTGGACGATATTTTAAGTAAAATTGCCTTTGTCATCCGGTTTATGGCAGGCTTTAGTATTGCTACCGGCATCCTGGTATTAATCGGTTCGGTGCTGATCAGTAAATTTCAGCGCATTCAGGAAAGCGTTCTGTTACGTACTTTAGGTGCCAGTCGCCGTCAAATATTAATTATAACTGCGCTGGAATACTTCTTTTTAGGAGCTCTGGCCGCTGCAACGGGTTTAACCCTGGCTATTGGGGGGAGTTGGGCTCTCGCCCGTTACTCTTTTGAAATACCTTTTACTCCCGCCTGGCTGCCTATTATAATTTTATTTACTGCTGTAACCTTACTTACCGTTTTTATCGGTTTATTTAATAGCCGCAGTATTTTAAACCGGCCACCGTTAGAAGTATTACGCAGCGAAGTAGTTTAA
- a CDS encoding response regulator, protein MSELQILLAEDNKLNQLMIKKVIEDFGFALDIVETGKEAVEKLAEQHYDLILMDVNMPEMDGYTATRHIREKMGHKSNIPIIVVTSPSDHQEHIKSLLLGANTFISKPIDADILLTEIMTLVITKPILT, encoded by the coding sequence ATGAGTGAGTTACAGATTCTTCTGGCTGAGGATAACAAGCTTAATCAGTTGATGATAAAAAAAGTAATAGAGGATTTTGGTTTTGCTTTAGATATAGTAGAAACTGGTAAAGAAGCCGTGGAGAAACTCGCTGAGCAACATTATGATCTTATTTTGATGGATGTGAATATGCCGGAAATGGATGGCTACACCGCTACCAGGCATATTCGGGAAAAGATGGGGCATAAAAGCAATATTCCTATTATTGTTGTTACCAGCCCCAGTGACCATCAGGAGCATATTAAGTCGTTATTATTAGGAGCCAATACGTTTATTTCTAAGCCAATTGATGCGGATATATTACTAACCGAAATTATGACGTTAGTAATAACTAAACCAATTTTGACTTAA
- a CDS encoding sugar phosphate isomerase/epimerase family protein: MKYTRNDFLKTAGLGLAASVMPISFNKLVAQNPVNSKPERLKLGLASYTLHKFNLDDTIKILQRLELKEVSLKDMHLPFDATAAQLQEMTSKVRQAGINLYGVGVIYMKSEQEIDRAFAYAKNAGVKMIVGVPNHELLPYTEKKVKEYDIRVAIHNHGPGDKVYPSPESVYEKIKGLDKRIGLCIDIGHTQRIGLDPIKDTLRFADRLYDVHIKDVTGSTEKDTPTEIGRGVIDIPGFLRALLKIKYAGSVSMEYEKNANDPVPGLAESVGYTRGVLRLI, translated from the coding sequence ATGAAATACACTCGTAACGATTTTCTAAAAACAGCTGGCTTAGGCTTAGCGGCTAGTGTAATGCCTATTTCTTTTAATAAACTGGTGGCGCAAAATCCGGTTAATTCTAAACCAGAACGCCTGAAATTAGGCTTAGCATCTTACACCTTGCATAAGTTTAATCTCGACGATACCATTAAAATTTTGCAACGCTTAGAATTAAAAGAAGTATCGCTGAAAGATATGCATTTACCTTTTGATGCCACGGCCGCTCAGCTCCAGGAAATGACCTCAAAAGTTCGGCAGGCGGGTATAAATCTGTATGGCGTTGGGGTGATTTACATGAAATCGGAGCAGGAAATAGACCGGGCCTTTGCTTATGCTAAAAATGCGGGCGTTAAAATGATTGTGGGCGTACCTAACCACGAATTATTACCTTACACCGAAAAAAAAGTAAAAGAATACGACATACGAGTAGCCATTCATAATCATGGCCCGGGTGATAAAGTATATCCTAGCCCGGAAAGTGTTTATGAAAAAATTAAAGGTCTGGATAAACGTATTGGCTTGTGCATCGATATTGGGCATACGCAACGAATTGGCTTAGACCCCATAAAAGACACTTTACGTTTTGCCGACCGGCTGTATGACGTGCATATAAAAGATGTAACGGGCAGCACCGAAAAAGATACTCCCACCGAAATTGGCCGTGGTGTAATTGATATTCCGGGCTTTCTGCGGGCACTTCTAAAAATAAAATATGCCGGTAGTGTATCTATGGAGTACGAAAAAAATGCTAACGATCCGGTACCTGGTTTAGCTGAATCGGTTGGTTATACCAGAGGCGTGTTACGCTTAATTTAA
- a CDS encoding alpha/beta hydrolase yields MVITGAVVLSFIFILLGVIYNFQDRLIFFPEKLPHDYRFSFANPFQELFFKASDGAEIHALHFRVKEPKGVILYFHGNAGSLRTWGYLAEEYTPYHYDVFMVDYRGFGKSTGIRTEAALHKDAQLAYQHLVQEYEESKIIVFGRSLGTGIAVLVAAQNQPKCLILETPFFNFADVAKTHYSFLPVTLLLKYAFRSDEWIQKVNCPIYIFHGTSDNVVPYPSGEKLAQLADPAKTKFITIQNGNHNDLSNFRQYQQVLQAILE; encoded by the coding sequence ATGGTAATTACAGGAGCAGTTGTATTAAGTTTCATATTTATTTTATTAGGAGTTATTTACAACTTTCAGGATAGACTTATTTTCTTTCCTGAGAAATTACCCCACGATTATAGATTCTCCTTTGCTAATCCCTTTCAAGAACTATTTTTCAAAGCTTCTGATGGAGCGGAGATTCATGCCTTGCACTTCCGGGTAAAAGAACCAAAAGGAGTAATCCTTTATTTTCATGGAAATGCCGGAAGCTTACGTACATGGGGCTACCTGGCGGAAGAGTACACCCCCTACCACTACGATGTTTTTATGGTTGATTACCGTGGATTTGGTAAAAGCACTGGTATACGTACCGAAGCAGCTTTGCATAAGGATGCGCAGTTAGCTTACCAGCATTTAGTACAGGAATATGAAGAAAGTAAAATTATAGTATTTGGCCGTTCACTCGGTACCGGCATTGCTGTTCTTGTAGCGGCTCAGAATCAACCGAAATGCTTAATACTAGAAACACCGTTCTTTAATTTTGCCGATGTAGCAAAAACACATTATTCATTTCTGCCGGTTACTTTATTATTAAAATATGCTTTCCGATCAGATGAGTGGATTCAAAAAGTAAATTGTCCGATTTATATCTTTCACGGCACTTCGGATAATGTAGTTCCTTACCCTTCCGGGGAAAAATTAGCCCAGTTAGCAGATCCGGCTAAAACAAAGTTTATTACCATTCAGAACGGCAACCACAACGATTTAAGTAATTTCCGGCAGTATCAGCAGGTTCTACAAGCCATTTTAGAATAA
- the ilvA gene encoding threonine ammonia-lyase IlvA: MSEEEVEVEKATLISAEDVKVAAARLQDVVNHTPLLRSVNLSEKYQANIYLKREDLQVVRSYKLRGAYNKMSSLASEQLANGVVCASAGNHAQGVAYSCHKMGIKGHIFMPVTTPQQKLKQVQLFGKEHVEVVLTGDTFDDSYHQALEFSNKNNKVFIHPFNDPQVMAGQGTVGLEILEAMRQPIDLLLLPVGGGGLASGVSSYFREESPETTLIGIEPEGAPAMKKSIEAGRKITLDHIDKFVDGAAVKAVGDLTLQICRENLDKVITVPEGKVCSTILQLYNEEAMVVEPAGALSIAALDFFKDEIKGKTVVCVVSGGNNDITRTEEIKERSLLYEGLKHYFIVNFPQRAGALKEFVNDILGPTDDITHFEYTKKNSREKGPALVGIELKNPSDFDALVQRMAERNFNCEYINNRPEFYHFII; this comes from the coding sequence ATGTCGGAAGAAGAAGTTGAGGTAGAAAAGGCGACTCTGATAAGCGCCGAGGATGTTAAAGTAGCTGCCGCCCGTTTGCAGGACGTTGTGAATCATACGCCGCTGCTTAGGAGTGTAAATTTATCGGAAAAATACCAGGCTAATATTTACCTGAAACGCGAAGATTTGCAGGTGGTGCGCTCTTACAAACTGCGTGGAGCTTATAACAAAATGAGCAGTCTGGCCTCAGAGCAATTAGCGAATGGCGTTGTTTGTGCCAGTGCCGGTAATCATGCGCAAGGTGTAGCCTACTCGTGTCATAAAATGGGCATTAAAGGCCATATTTTTATGCCGGTAACTACCCCTCAGCAGAAATTAAAACAAGTACAATTATTTGGGAAAGAGCACGTAGAAGTGGTGCTTACGGGCGATACTTTCGATGACTCTTATCACCAGGCTCTGGAGTTTTCGAATAAAAATAATAAAGTCTTTATTCACCCCTTCAACGATCCGCAGGTTATGGCCGGCCAGGGTACGGTTGGTTTGGAAATTTTGGAAGCCATGCGCCAGCCAATTGATTTGCTTTTGCTACCAGTAGGTGGGGGCGGTTTAGCATCTGGAGTATCTAGTTATTTCCGGGAAGAAAGTCCTGAAACTACTCTTATTGGTATTGAGCCGGAAGGCGCTCCGGCCATGAAAAAATCAATCGAAGCCGGTAGAAAGATTACCCTGGACCACATTGATAAGTTTGTAGATGGTGCGGCTGTAAAAGCAGTAGGCGATTTAACCTTGCAAATTTGCCGGGAAAACCTGGATAAAGTAATTACAGTGCCCGAAGGAAAAGTATGTTCTACTATTTTGCAGCTTTACAACGAAGAGGCGATGGTGGTGGAACCGGCAGGTGCTTTAAGTATTGCCGCTCTGGATTTCTTTAAAGACGAAATTAAAGGAAAAACTGTGGTGTGCGTAGTAAGCGGAGGAAATAACGACATTACCCGCACCGAAGAAATTAAAGAACGCTCGCTGTTGTACGAAGGTCTGAAACACTATTTTATTGTGAACTTTCCGCAACGGGCTGGGGCGTTAAAAGAATTTGTGAATGATATTTTAGGCCCCACCGACGATATTACCCACTTTGAATACACCAAAAAGAACAGCCGGGAAAAAGGTCCAGCCTTGGTTGGAATTGAGTTAAAAAATCCGTCTGATTTTGACGCGCTGGTGCAACGTATGGCCGAGCGCAACTTCAATTGCGAGTACATTAATAACCGGCCGGAGTTTTATCATTTTATTATATAA
- the ilvC gene encoding ketol-acid reductoisomerase: MAKINFGGTEESVVTREEFPLEQAREVLKNETIAVLGYGVQGPGQALNLRDNGFNVIVGQRKDSKTWEKAVNDGWVPGETLFELEEACERGTILQFLLSDAGQIAAWPMVKNALKPGKTLYFSHGFGVTFKERTGIVPPTDVDVILVAPKGSGTSLRRMFLEGKGLNSSFAVFQDATGKAREKVIALGIGVGSGYLFETDFKKEVYSDLTGERGTLMGALAGILEAQYNLLRKKGHSPSESFNETVEELTESLILLVAENGMDWMYANCSTTAQRGALDWKNKFRDAVAPVFEELYESVATGQEAQRSIDTNSQPDYREKLDAELKELRDSEMWQAGAQVRKLRPQNN, translated from the coding sequence ATGGCAAAAATCAACTTTGGCGGAACTGAAGAAAGTGTTGTAACCCGGGAAGAATTTCCTTTGGAGCAAGCAAGAGAAGTTTTAAAAAATGAAACAATTGCGGTACTCGGTTACGGCGTGCAAGGTCCTGGCCAAGCATTAAACCTACGCGACAACGGATTTAATGTAATTGTTGGGCAGCGGAAAGATTCAAAAACCTGGGAAAAAGCCGTAAATGATGGCTGGGTTCCTGGCGAAACTTTATTTGAACTGGAAGAAGCCTGCGAACGCGGTACTATTTTGCAATTCTTACTTTCAGACGCCGGCCAGATTGCTGCTTGGCCAATGGTAAAAAATGCCCTTAAACCAGGCAAAACCTTGTATTTCTCTCATGGCTTTGGCGTTACTTTCAAAGAACGTACGGGTATTGTGCCGCCGACCGATGTAGATGTAATTTTAGTGGCACCAAAAGGTTCTGGTACCAGCTTACGTCGTATGTTCCTGGAAGGGAAAGGTTTAAATTCCAGCTTTGCTGTTTTCCAGGATGCTACTGGAAAAGCCCGCGAAAAAGTAATTGCTCTGGGTATTGGCGTAGGTTCTGGTTACTTATTCGAAACCGACTTTAAAAAAGAAGTTTATTCTGATTTAACTGGTGAGCGTGGTACGTTAATGGGTGCTTTAGCCGGCATTTTGGAAGCCCAGTACAACCTGTTACGCAAAAAAGGCCATTCTCCATCAGAGTCTTTCAACGAAACAGTAGAAGAATTAACCGAAAGCTTAATTCTGCTGGTAGCTGAAAATGGTATGGATTGGATGTATGCCAACTGTTCTACAACAGCTCAACGGGGCGCATTAGACTGGAAAAACAAGTTCCGCGACGCCGTAGCTCCGGTATTTGAAGAATTATACGAAAGCGTAGCTACTGGCCAAGAGGCGCAACGTTCTATCGATACCAACAGCCAGCCCGATTACCGCGAAAAGTTGGATGCTGAATTAAAAGAACTACGCGATTCAGAAATGTGGCAAGCTGGCGCTCAGGTTCGTAAACTGCGCCCACAAAATAATTAA
- the ilvN gene encoding acetolactate synthase small subunit, with amino-acid sequence MAIEDYQIDLGEEKTYTIFAFTENKVGLLNRITIIFTRRHINIESITVSESEVKNVYRYTIIIKTTFAQVEKLVKQIAKQVDVLRASFYPEEETVFQEIAMYKIPMSSMINGSQVEGIVRDSNARILTVDTNYIIIEKTGHSNETRALFEKLAPFGILQFTRSGRIAITKHMKDLSTYLREQEEAYL; translated from the coding sequence ATGGCGATAGAAGATTACCAGATAGATTTAGGCGAAGAAAAAACGTATACCATTTTTGCCTTTACCGAAAATAAAGTTGGTCTGCTTAACCGCATCACCATCATTTTTACCCGACGTCATATCAACATCGAGAGTATTACCGTCTCAGAGTCGGAAGTGAAAAACGTGTATCGCTACACTATTATTATTAAAACTACTTTTGCCCAAGTAGAAAAGCTTGTAAAACAAATTGCAAAACAAGTAGATGTGCTACGGGCTTCGTTTTACCCGGAAGAAGAAACCGTTTTCCAGGAAATTGCGATGTATAAAATACCAATGAGCTCCATGATTAATGGCAGTCAGGTAGAAGGAATTGTGCGCGACAGCAACGCCCGAATTCTAACGGTGGATACTAACTACATTATTATTGAAAAAACGGGCCACAGCAACGAAACCCGGGCATTATTCGAAAAGTTAGCACCCTTTGGTATTCTGCAATTTACCCGTAGTGGCCGCATTGCCATTACCAAACACATGAAAGATTTAAGCACTTACCTGCGCGAACAGGAAGAAGCTTATTTGTAA